From the Rhinolophus sinicus isolate RSC01 linkage group LG02, ASM3656204v1, whole genome shotgun sequence genome, one window contains:
- the MSANTD7 gene encoding zinc finger and SCAN domain containing 29 → MASANSSAGIRWSRQETRTLLSILGEAEYIQRLQTVHHNADVYQAVSQRMQQEGFRRTERQCRSKFKVLKALYLKAYVAHAASLSDPPHCPFYDTLDQLLRSQIATDPDNLMEDAAWAQQCDQNLGASDTPGEEGTSILRAKRTQAADHQPTLKTVKESDDDCQLRISDQMRETSDLEDSWDESSGAGCSQGTPSYSSSYHLFRGAVAPCQSSPLARLGVSGEPSPGTSTSRNSPGVASTQQPPISSSGVPLVSGGDRPLTSEPPPRWARRRRRSVARTIAAELAENRRLARELSKREEEKLDRLIAIGEEASAQQDTANELRRDAIVAVRRLATAVEEATGAFQLGLEKLLQRLISNTKS, encoded by the exons ATGGCCAGTGCCAATAGCAGTGCGGGCATCCGGTGGTCCCGACAGGAGACGCGGACTCTTCTCTCCATACTAGGCGAGGCAGAGTACATTCAGCGCCTCCAGACCGTGCATCATAACGCGGATGTCTATCAGGCTGTGTCTCAGAGGATGCAGCAGGAAGGCTTCCGCCGCACCGAGCGCCAGTGCCGCTCCAAGTTTAAAGTTCTCAAGGCGTTGTATTTAAAGGCGTATGTTGCCCACGCCGCAAGTCTCAGCGATCCGCCCCACTGTCCATTCTACGATACGTTGGATCAGCTTCTCCGAAGTCAGATAGCGACAGACCCAGACAACTTGATGGAGGATGCTGCTTGGGCCCAGCAGTGTGATCAGAACTTGGGGGCCTCTGACaccccaggggaggagggaacCAGCATTCTGAGAGCAAAAAGGACTCAAGCAGCAGATCACCAGCCTACCTTGAAAACAGTTAAGGAGTCAGATGATGATTGTCAACTGAGAATCAGTGACCAGATGCGAGAAACCAGTGACCTTGAGGACTCCTGGGATGAATCCTCAGGTGCAG gGTGCTCTCAAGGGACCCCCAGCTACAGCAGCTCCTACCACCTTTTCAGAGGTGCAGTTGCTCCCTGTCAGAGCAGCCCCTTGGCCAGACTGGGTGTGTCCGGTGAGCCCAGCCCTGGCACCAGCACCAGCCGAAACTCTCCTGGGGTggcctccacacagcagcctccAATCTCCTCCTCCGGAGTTCCTTTGGTTTCTGGTGGGGATAGGCCTTTGACCAGTGAGCCCCCTCCAAGGTGGGCAAGGCGAAGAAGGCGGTCAGTGGCCAGGACTATTGCAGCTGAATTGGCAGAAAATAGGAGGTTGGCACGAGAACTTTCAAAGCGTGAGGAAGAAAAGTTGGACAGGCTGATCGCTATTGGTGAGGAGGCCAGTGCTCAGCAAGACACGGCCAACGAGCTCCGCAGGGATGCCATCGTCGCAGTCAGACGCTTGGCGACGGCAGTGGAAGAGGCCACCGGTGCTTTCCAGCTAGGCCTTGAAAAATTGCTTCAGAGGCTAATTTCGAATACCAAAAGTTAG